In one window of Camelina sativa cultivar DH55 chromosome 15, Cs, whole genome shotgun sequence DNA:
- the LOC104745542 gene encoding serine acetyltransferase 3, mitochondrial-like, producing the protein MLPVTSRRHFSMSLYMLRSSSPHINNLPHRHSSSSFLLPSFVSSTFKQRPQHPPPSPPPMAACIDTCRTGKPQISRRDSSNPTNDDVRYINYFRSSSASSFNGTQTRTLHTRPLLQDLDRDAEIDDVWAKIRDEAKSDIEREPIVSGYYHASIVSQRSLEAALANTLSVKLSNLNLPSNTLFDLFSSVLNESPEIVESVKQDLLAVKERDPACISYVHCFLHFKGFLACQAHRIAHELWTQDRKILALLIQNRVSEAFAVDFHPGAKIGTGILLDHATAIVIGETAVVGNNVSILHNVTLGGTGKQCGDRHPKIGDGVLIGAGTCILGNISIGEGAKIGAGSVVLKDVPPRTTAVGNPARLLGGKDNPKTHDKDPGLTMDQTSHISEWSDYVI; encoded by the coding sequence GTCACAAGTCGCCGCCACTTCTCAATGTCCCTATATATGCTCCGTTCATCTTCACCACACATCAATAATCTTCCTCATCGTcactcttcctcctctttcctTCTCCCTTCTTTTGTTTCCTCCACCTTCAAACAACGACCACAACATCCTCCTCCCTCTCCTCCTCCAATGGCTGCGTGCATCGACACCTGCCGTACCGGTAAACCTCAGATCTCTCGTCGCGATTCCTCCAATCCCACCAACGACGATGTTCGTTACATCAATTACTTCCGCTCATCTTCTGCTTCCTCCTTCAATGGAACCCAAACCAGAACCCTCCACACCCGTCCTTTACTTCAAGACCTAGACCGAGACGCTGAGATCGACGACGTATGGGCCAAGATCCGCGACGAAGCTAAATCCGACATCGAGAGAGAACCAATCGTCTCCGGCTATTACCACGCTTCAATCGTCTCTCAACGTTCCTTAGAAGCTGCGTTAGCCAATACCTTATCCGTTAAACTCAGCAATTTGAATCTCCCAAGCAACACGCTTTTCGATTTGTTCTCAAGTGTTCTCAACGAAAGCCCCGAGATTGTTGAATCTGTGAAACAAGATCTGCTAGCTGTTAAAGAAAGAGACCCAGCTTGTATTAGCTACGTTCATTGTTTCCTTCACTTTAAAGGCTTCTTAGCTTGTCAAGCTCATCGTATTGCTCATGAGCTTTGGACCCAAGACCGCAAAATCTTAGCTTTGTTGATTCAGAACAGAGTCTCTGAAGCCTTCGCCGTTGATTTTCACCCTGGTGCTAAAATCGGTACTGGGATTTTGCTTGATCACGCTACGGCGATTGTGATTGGTGAGACGGCGGTTGTTGGGAACAATGTTTCGATTCTTCATAACGTTACGCTTGGAGGAACTGGGAAACAGTGTGGTGATAGGCATCCTAAGATTGGTGATGGGGTTTTGATTGGAGCTGGGACTTGTATTTTGGGGAATATTAGTATTGGTGAAGGAGCTAAGATTGGTGCTGGATCTGTTGTGTTGAAAGATGTGCCGCCTCGTACGACGGCTGTTGGGAATCCGGCGAGGTTGCTTGGTGGTAAAGATAATCCGAAAACGCATGATAAGGATCCTGGTTTGACTATGGACCAGACATCGCATATATCCGAGTGGTCGGATTATGTAATCTGA